The Notolabrus celidotus isolate fNotCel1 chromosome 19, fNotCel1.pri, whole genome shotgun sequence DNA window GCTGTTTGAATAAAactgtaatatatatatatatacagtatgtacatttcaagacaaacactgacaaggataaaaaagtaaatgtgtGCAATAGCTGCTTTGACAGTTCCAACGTGTCATTGTTCCTACGTATAAAATATTTGATGCTGCCTGATGAAGACAATTTTAAATAAAGCCATCGTTTCATCAAAACAAATTCAAGTTCAAATATAAAGTGCAAAGAGATTCTTGAAGAAGCTTTTCTCCTTCCAAGGTTATTTTTTCCGGAAAGCTATGTTTCTGCAAACCCAGGTCATGCCGTCctagaaaaaagcagaaaatgcaGCTGTGATGTAAAAAGTTGTTTCAGAgaaattaaaattgtatttttttaaattactgcTGATTTTCGGAACACTATGACCATCTCATATGTCACCTGCTAATGTGGGAAATTAGGAAACGACGTTATATATACACAGTATCCGTGGCGCTTGAGTAAACAAagctaaataaaaatgaaaactgtcaTAGATCTAAAAGTATTGCTTAAACCTGTGACTCTCTACATGCTTTGCTAAAtgcatttcttttcatttaacttaGATGACTATGTCACAGCAGGCTGGCGCGTCTTCATACGTATCATGAAGGTGCAGATACAAAGCCTCTCTggtcttaataataataacatgctTAACTTCACACCCCTAATCTGGTTAACCTTATAAATAGTATCTGCAGTTTGAGCATCAGGGCTAACAATAATTAGGTCATCACCCTGTTACGACAAACAAGAGTCAGCTTTATATAAAAGACATTAACTGAGGGAGAGCTGAGTGAGATTAACGACATCAGGAAATATAAGAGGAGTAGTAAGTGAgctgtttttttatgaacaaTTTCCTCTAATGTCAGTTTCATTAAAAAGCTTAGCATTTGCTGCTACTTTAAAGTTTCATGGAACTTAAAAACTATATATAATAAACAGACACCACATGTTCCCTGTTCTTATTTGATATTGGAGGGGCTTTTATTCTTCATGATTCAGCTGAACAAAGATCTAAGCAACAGAACTCTCTCTGTCGACACTCCTCAGGGGACCATGTCTCCTCCCTTGTTGTATATTTATGTTATCATGGACACTGTGTTTACCTGCACTCCCTCAGCTGTGATGGCTGAGCACGCCTGGACCTGCCACATACGATCCCGGATGGTGTGCAGATTGAGACTCTCTGCCAGCTCGGACGCCGGTGTTGCTGTCATCAGGTCCTGCTTGTTAGCAAAGATTAACAGCGGCACACCGGCCAGCGTTTCCTCTTCCAGCAGCTCAGCTAGTTCCTGGAGAGACGTACACGAAAGAGTGGCCGGTGACATATAACATCATAAGAAGATGCTTAGACTGTAAATGAACCGTCAGCTGTAATCACGCATGATTGCCTCATAATCACACTAAAAGTATCTTGTTACAGCACTCCTTTacagacatttaaaacacaactcaCCATGCTTGTCTCTTCAAATCTTTTCTTGTCTGAGCTGTCGATCACATAGATCTGAAAACAACACAGTGGATCATGACATGCATTAATAATTCATATCACGACAGACAGTGCTGTTATACCAAATATTAGAACAGCTGGTAATATCCCATGACCATATCAATGCTGCTCTATCAGTGCTGACATACAGTATAACGGCACAACCACAAGTGTAATATTGCTTTTATCTAACATTCCTTGCAGCAGCACTTACTAGTAAGCAGTGAGGATAGTTAGAGCCACTGTGAGAGTTACATTGCTTTAAACATAATTATCTGACAGTGCAGATAATCCCATTCGTGCTGATATTGGGTATAGGGTATAACAGAACAACCTCAAGTGTGATATtgctttttcacatttattgtgGTTGTATTATGTGAAGGGAGCCATATTAAGAACACCTGAGGCAAAGTGATACACAAAGTTATGAGTCCTATTGAAGTATTCTTTATCAGTGCTCATGAGATGGCTCTTGTCAAATCAAAGTAGTCAGAAGTAGCTGTTGTGTAAAATGCTATATAATCAAGACTTCTATCTATGGGTAGTTCATTTAGGCTATTTTACATCAGTTTCAGAACCTACCAGCACATCTGTGTTCTCAAAATAATTCCTCCAGTAAGGGCGAATCTTGCGCTGACCTCCAATGTCCCAAACATTTAGTTTGAAGCCAGATGACTGAACACTTTTGATATTGAaaccctgcagagagacaaCAAAGATGCTTTATCTATTGTTTGTTTAATACTTGCAAAGGGGAAATTAATGCATGATTTGTAAATCTGTttgcatgaaaaataaagagatgTATCTTTTGCTTTAACTGTGAAAAGAGTACAGATTAGAGTCTCTCTGTGTATTTGTACTTGTGTGGGAGTGATGTGGCTGATATCTTCAGCTGCAAGCTGTTTCAGCAGAGTGGTCTTGCCAGCATTGTCCAAGCCAAGCAACAGCAAGCGCACTTCCTGTTCTGGAGACTGTTTCATCCGTCGAAGAATGGACAACAGGCCCTGCAGGTGAATCAGGATGCACACATTAGAGCTTCAACAGAACGAGTATATTCTCACTGAATTGTTACAAAACCAAAGCCTTAACCAGGTTAGGTAATGCTTCAGTCATCACAGGTTAGTTTGGTGTCAGGGTTTGGTACAGGATCATGACACAGCTTGAATGGGAGCTTTAACACTAACTCCACAGCAAGAAACAGCTAGAGGGATTTAGCTGTTAGCGGCTTGCAGTGACCTACTCGTGTTAGTGGGCCAATTGGCATGTGCCTAGTTCGTGGCTTGGATCCAGAAAGTGGTAAGAAAGGAAGGCTTTGGCTCAAGCTATTTAAGCTACAGTGTATTCACTGCAGTCTGCAAGGTGCAACAAGTGTGTCtctaatgtaaaataaattcaaaaaatgTTCAACAACATATTATTTTAGAGACAAATccatataaatatttaaaagctgtcTCACATCTGGTGtatccatttttttctttcttgctttcacTTGATTTTAAAACTCTATAAAGTGTGGTTTCTTGACCTTGTGTTCTCTGAAATTCtttacttctcttttctttaaagTAAAGCAAAAGGATGACTCAGTGAAGCAGATTATCCCAAAAGTGGAATTTGTATTTTTCCAACATTGAAACTAGCTTATGCAGCTTGCTTAACCAATATTTGAGCATTAATGGCATGCAGATAGATAATAGGTATGATCAATAACAAACCATCAGCCTCAACATTGACATATGGCTGGCATCATTTTATATTA harbors:
- the LOC117830882 gene encoding ADP-ribosylation factor-like protein 3 codes for the protein MGLLSILRRMKQSPEQEVRLLLLGLDNAGKTTLLKQLAAEDISHITPTQGFNIKSVQSSGFKLNVWDIGGQRKIRPYWRNYFENTDVLIYVIDSSDKKRFEETSMELAELLEEETLAGVPLLIFANKQDLMTATPASELAESLNLHTIRDRMWQVQACSAITAEGVQDGMTWVCRNIAFRKK